The Paramormyrops kingsleyae isolate MSU_618 chromosome 12, PKINGS_0.4, whole genome shotgun sequence region GTTAATAATCCGGTACTCCGATACTCCTTTTGGCTAGTTCCGAATTATGCTGACAACGTGCACAGTCCGAGTGACTTTTAACATGAAATTATAAAACcccaaaatattattttactgaTATAAAAATTTAAGGATTTTCCTAGAAAGATGTATACTAAGATCTGAACAGGGAATGAAAATCACTTCTGAATTTAATAATTATTGGTCCGTCACtccattaatttaaattattactATAATAATATCATGGCTAATCGGATTTAATCTGTCCCTTTTCGGTCTATTCCCAATTACCTTCTTACTACTTGAGTAACAATGTTGAACAAGTCAATAAGCAAAATAAGTTTAACAGACTTGGTGACCtcatactggataagcagttggaaaatGCAAGCCAAATATCAGCCGTATGAACCTTCACACCTCAGTTGTTGACTGAACACATGCACTGTGCATTAAGTGTGGTTTGAAATGCACCCAGCCTTAACAGTTAACCCCTCAGAAGACCACTGTACAACTTACAATGAAATATATTCAAACGATCTCAATGAGATCAATTTCACAATGTTCTCAGCAAAATCTGTCATTGTTACCAACGTGAGGCATTTACCAGACACTTCACTGAACCACAGTGTTTGGTGTGAGAGCGGAATAGGTTGGGAAATCAACCTTCAGCAGCAGCAAATTTTCTTTTTCCATCGACCCCATTCAGAAGTTCGTATCTGTACTCTATAAGAGTGAAGTTCAAGAGTCTGGCCACAGTCTCTGGAATGACGACCTCGCCGATTCGGCTGTAGCCCAAACTCTCGTACAAACTCTGGGCCTCCTTCTGGACCACCGAGGTGTAGAGGAGGACGGTTCGGTAGCCCTTCTGGCGGGCAAAATCGGCTACGGTGCGGCAGAGGGCCTTGGCGATGCCCAGACCGCGGTGGCTCCTCCGCACGGCCATGCGCTTCAGTTCCAGGCAACCCGCCTGGGTCCTGGCGGGCAGACAGGCCACCGTGGCCACCACGCGGCCCTCACTCTCCGCCACCCAGAAGCAGCAGTCCTCACGCTCCATGTAGGCCTCCTGGATGTGGCCGAGGTCCTTCTTCAGGCAGACCTCGATGTAGCGGCTGAAGATATAGCCCGCCAGCCATCGACCCCCGGCCAGAAGCAGCGCCAGAGCCAGAGCGGGCAGGACCGGAGACCTAGAAGCCGTCAACAGGGCACAGACGACACTAGCGAGGAGCACCTGGGCCAGGGGCTGTCTGAGCATGTGCAGGAAGCCGGACGGCACGTGCTCGCTCATGCTCGCGGTGAAGACCTCCTTCACCGCCTCCGCATCCCCGGCCCTGTACCTGCGCACCTGAAAACCCACCAtgctggccccgccccctggaAAGGTCACGCCCAACTGCAGCACTCACAGCATAAgaaacagctttaaaa contains the following coding sequences:
- the LOC111853952 gene encoding N-acetyltransferase 8-like; this translates as MVGFQVRRYRAGDAEAVKEVFTASMSEHVPSGFLHMLRQPLAQVLLASVVCALLTASRSPVLPALALALLLAGGRWLAGYIFSRYIEVCLKKDLGHIQEAYMEREDCCFWVAESEGRVVATVACLPARTQAGCLELKRMAVRRSHRGLGIAKALCRTVADFARQKGYRTVLLYTSVVQKEAQSLYESLGYSRIGEVVIPETVARLLNFTLIEYRYELLNGVDGKRKFAAAEG